The Dermacentor albipictus isolate Rhodes 1998 colony chromosome 2, USDA_Dalb.pri_finalv2, whole genome shotgun sequence genome has a segment encoding these proteins:
- the LOC139055696 gene encoding solute carrier family 22 member 13-like yields MLPNNPVPDDATAVRQENSYLAAQAEVDDENIPFGEGAFQIRVLMISAFAGAISYAQHLLFRMSWHEMDHWCHRTNAFSNMSVAAWKELAIPRHPNGSYSRCTVRVPPDGGAWARVEPCVQWEFDLDEHGNTAVSEWSVVCQRRRLADTAEAAHLVAMTITFLAVGPIADRIGRKTVGVLALAAMLLTLAATGVASDLQTFIVVRSVAAASSTGLFVIRVLLYEITTPTRRLLYTIIGSALSIVIARTSVSFAHVLKASWSVWHMLLALFALVLLVRFRILVESPSWLIAAHREDEARRVALNVANINEVPLSHCLEFFKRHMHRVQHVPDGTTGTSQSSYVKRSNLRRTYVLTACIWTVLGLISVHYNTIRFTERSVYFRTLIDAGIAPLLAAVWPRLGKGRRVRKVAAYCALVFSSASALLFLAYTDYDTALSISLLVVMRLASILLDLLEFYLTLAAFPTESRCTGSCVGLAFILIGTAIGLVTFRVVLKGREDSWLVVQTALMAIAAMATMYMPSEDACLPKSMDSLAAPSLPSKPSPVSAGQPASSAVVSVATEVQAKVSPPDARGAPKKKGKANKMPEQFAVRPSRFPVNW; encoded by the coding sequence ATGTTGCCGAACAACCCAGTCCCCGACGATGCGACGGCAGTGCGGCAAGAAAACTCATATCTTGCAGCACAGGCTGAAGTCGACGACGAGAACATTCCGTTCGGCGAGGGAGCCTTTCAGATACGAGTACTGATGATCAGCGCCTTCGCCGGTGCCATCAGCTATGCCCAGCACCTGCTGTTCCGGATGTCATGGCACGAGATGGACCATTGGTGCCACCGGACGAACGCTTTCTCCAACATGAGCGTGGCCGCGTGGAAGGAGCTGGCAATTCCGCGTCACCCCAACGGAAGTTACAGCCGCTGCACGGTGCGCGTGCCACCGGACGGCGGTGCTTGGGCCCGCGTCGAGCCTTGCGTTCAATGGGAGTTCGACCTGGATGAGCACGGCAACACCGCGGTCAGCGAGTGGAGCGTCGTGTGCCAGCGGCGTCGTCTGGCCGATACCGCCGAGGCTGCGCACCTCGTCGCCATGACCATCACCTTTCTGGCCGTGGGCCCTATAGCCGACCGCATTGGGCGCAAGACGGTGGGAGTCCTGGCGCTCGCAGCTATGCTGCTCACGCTCGCGGCGACAGGCGTCGCGTCCGACCTGCAGACATTTATCGTTGTGCGTTCGGTCGCAGCGGCATCTTCGACCGGCCTGTTCGTCATCAGAGTGCTGCTGTACGAGATAACTACCCCGACCCGCCGACTGCTTTACACCATCATCGGCTCGGCTCTTTCAATTGTCATCGCGCGGACGTCTGTATCTTTCGCGCACGTACTGAAGGCGAGCTGGTCGGTTTGGCACATGCTGCTGGCGTTGTTTGCCTTGGTTCTCCTCGTCCGTTTCCGCATCCTCGTCGAATCACCATCTTGGCTGATTGCTGCTCACCGCGAAGACGAAGCCAGGCGCGTCGCACTGAACGTAGCCAACATCAACGAGGTCCCTTTAAGCCACTGCCTTGAATTCTTCAAGAGACACATGCACAGAGTACAACACGTACCCGACGGAACCACAGGCACAAGCCAAAGTAGCTACGTGAAGAGATCGAACCTCAGAAGGACGTACGTTCTGACCGCTTGCATCTGGACCGTCCTGGGCTTGATTTCTGTCCACTACAACACTATCCGCTTCACTGAGCGTAGCGTGTACTTCCGCACTTTGATCGATGCCGGAATCGCGCCCTTGCTTGCCGCTGTGTGGCCCCGCCTGGGGAAAGGCCGGCGTGTCAGGAAAGTGGCCGCATACTGCGCGCTCGTGTTCAGCAGCGCGTCAGCACTGCTGTTCTTAGCCTACACCGACTACGACACAGCCTTATCCATCTCGCTCTTGGTCGTTATGCGCCTTGCATCCATACTTCTCGACCTTCTCGAATTCTACCTCACTCTCGCCGCATTTCCCACCGAGTCACGCTGCACCGGTTCCTGCGTAGGGCTAGCTTTCATCTTGATAGGCACTGCCATTGGACTAGTAACGTTCCGCGTCGTCCTCAAGGGACGCGAAGACAGCTGGCTAGTCGTCCAAACGGCGCTAATGGCGATAGCTGCTATGGCAACCATGTACATGCCTTCGGAGGATGCCTGCCTGCCAAAAAGTATGGACTCCTTGGCCGCCCCCTCACTGCCCTCCAAGCCGAGTCCCGTGAGCGCCGGACAGCCTGCATCTTCTGCCGTGGTATCGGTGGCTACCGAGGTTCAGGCCAAAGTATCACCACCGGACGCGCGAGGGGCCccgaagaaaaaaggaaaggcgaATAAGATGCCGGAGCAGTTCGCTGTGCGCCCTTCCAGGTTTCCAGTGAACTGGTAA